The following proteins come from a genomic window of Paenibacillus swuensis:
- the rpsT gene encoding 30S ribosomal protein S20: MPNIKSAVKRVKTNEKRRQLNASHKSALRTAVKVADTALTGTDVETAKAALANATKKLDKAVTKGLIHRNAAARKKSRLAKRLNAITAAE; encoded by the coding sequence ATGCCTAACATTAAATCCGCAGTGAAAAGAGTTAAAACTAACGAAAAGCGCCGTCAACTTAACGCTTCTCATAAATCCGCTCTTCGTACAGCCGTGAAAGTCGCTGACACAGCCCTGACCGGTACTGACGTTGAAACTGCGAAAGCCGCTCTTGCCAACGCTACTAAGAAGTTGGACAAAGCCGTAACAAAAGGTTTGATCCACAGAAACGCAGCTGCTCGTAAGAAGTCCCGTCTTGCTAAGAGATTGAACGCAATTACTGCAGCGGAATAA
- the gpr gene encoding GPR endopeptidase, with translation MNSLHQHDQHDDLHLYNIRTDLAVEARELASEQGEAGALQGVKEESYEEDGIYITKIDVITEEGARAIGKLPGSYLTIEVPKLRNKDSKLQNRVATKFAQEFERFLTAVGITETAKVLLIGLGNWNVTPDALGPIVVENVMVTRHYFELMPEQVAPGYRQVSAIAPGVLGLTGIETSEIVQGIVEKSKPDLVIAVDSLASRALERVNTTIQIANTGINPGSGIGNKRKGITKDVLGVPVIAIGVPTVVFASTIVNNSIEMMINHFRQETKDTQKIMGMLDALEENERLTLVKEVLSPLGHDLVVTPKEIDEFIEDIANIIASGLNAALHGAIDSDNVAAYTH, from the coding sequence ATGAATTCGCTGCACCAGCATGACCAGCATGATGACTTGCATTTGTACAATATACGTACGGATTTGGCCGTCGAAGCCAGAGAGTTGGCATCAGAACAAGGAGAGGCCGGAGCGCTTCAAGGTGTTAAAGAAGAGTCTTATGAAGAAGACGGCATTTATATAACCAAGATTGACGTTATTACGGAAGAAGGCGCGCGAGCAATCGGCAAACTGCCAGGCTCTTATTTAACCATCGAGGTACCCAAGCTGCGGAATAAGGATTCCAAATTACAGAATCGGGTAGCCACGAAGTTTGCTCAGGAATTTGAACGTTTTCTCACCGCCGTAGGGATTACAGAAACGGCTAAAGTGCTGCTCATCGGGCTGGGAAACTGGAATGTCACGCCGGATGCGCTGGGACCTATTGTCGTTGAGAATGTGATGGTCACACGCCATTACTTCGAGCTGATGCCGGAACAAGTAGCGCCGGGATATCGACAGGTCAGCGCAATCGCTCCTGGTGTTCTTGGATTGACGGGAATTGAAACGAGCGAGATTGTACAAGGTATTGTTGAAAAGTCGAAGCCCGATTTAGTCATTGCGGTAGATTCCTTGGCTTCGAGAGCGCTGGAGCGGGTGAATACAACGATTCAAATTGCGAATACCGGCATCAATCCCGGTTCGGGAATCGGCAACAAGCGCAAAGGCATAACGAAGGATGTGCTGGGTGTTCCGGTTATCGCGATTGGGGTGCCTACGGTGGTTTTTGCCTCAACGATTGTGAACAACTCCATAGAAATGATGATCAATCATTTCCGTCAAGAAACGAAAGACACGCAGAAAATTATGGGCATGCTGGATGCCTTGGAAGAAAATGAGAGGCTGACCCTGGTTAAAGAGGTATTGAGCCCGTTGGGACATGATCTTGTGGTTACGCCCAAAGAAATCGATGAATTCATTGAAGACATTGCCAACATCATAGCAAGCGGACTTAACGCGGCATTGCACGGCGCCATTGATTCGGATAATGTTGCCGCTTATACGCACTGA
- the spoIIP gene encoding stage II sporulation protein P yields MKWTSVTLNVGKVRRIGERVGLLGRIYIGLSLGSAIFFVLLGLGGIYQAKVHTSPAASMQGLAAVISSRFFIDMIGMEVPYARTEDEQLSTFSSRNVSQFLFQYLANINPYDPKSLLAGEVPLLETDDAFILRSSSGTDLAAAPQDLQPGSVKNGESSPDGSGSHEVGSNENGNTNQNGNETTSNADPAGNEDKPSVPGTTDPRASNGGTTDNTGTATPGEVKATTGGRKVVFIYNSHNRESYFPILKKGAKIPEDSKKNVTLLSTRLAKRLEELGIGAHASKTDYASTVKGYNWNFSYKYSLKTIQAAVTSNPDIKFLFDIHRDSQPKSKTTVSINGVKYAQVFFIIGHMNPDWKENEEFASQIQVGMETKYPGISRGIWGKSSKKGNGEYNQHVSPYSTIIEIGGVENTLEECYRTVDVLSKIIADVYWKAEKVDGVPDKKNKDITDKGKLAIQEDGKRG; encoded by the coding sequence ATGAAGTGGACATCGGTTACATTGAACGTCGGCAAGGTCAGGAGAATAGGAGAACGTGTCGGCCTGTTGGGCCGCATTTATATTGGATTATCGTTGGGGTCCGCGATCTTTTTTGTGCTGTTGGGACTCGGGGGCATATATCAAGCCAAGGTGCATACGTCACCTGCCGCATCTATGCAAGGTTTGGCGGCCGTCATTTCCAGCCGTTTTTTTATAGATATGATAGGAATGGAAGTTCCTTATGCGCGTACGGAGGACGAGCAGCTTTCTACCTTCTCCAGCCGGAACGTATCTCAGTTTCTGTTTCAGTATCTGGCCAATATTAATCCTTATGATCCCAAAAGTTTGCTGGCCGGCGAAGTACCGCTATTGGAAACGGATGACGCCTTTATATTGCGGAGCAGCTCCGGGACGGATTTAGCGGCGGCTCCTCAGGACCTTCAGCCGGGCAGTGTGAAGAACGGGGAGTCGTCGCCTGACGGTTCGGGTTCCCACGAAGTAGGCAGCAACGAGAACGGGAATACGAACCAGAACGGAAACGAGACGACAAGTAATGCGGATCCTGCGGGAAATGAAGATAAACCAAGCGTTCCCGGTACAACGGACCCACGGGCGTCCAATGGGGGAACAACCGATAACACAGGGACGGCAACGCCAGGGGAAGTCAAGGCGACGACAGGCGGACGTAAAGTCGTGTTTATCTATAACTCGCATAACAGGGAGTCTTACTTTCCAATCTTGAAAAAAGGCGCCAAAATCCCGGAGGATTCTAAGAAAAATGTTACTTTGCTCAGTACAAGACTAGCCAAACGTCTGGAAGAACTCGGCATCGGAGCTCATGCCTCCAAGACGGATTATGCTTCAACGGTCAAGGGCTATAACTGGAACTTTTCTTACAAATATTCGCTTAAAACCATTCAAGCCGCCGTCACCAGCAATCCTGACATTAAATTCTTATTTGATATCCATCGGGACAGCCAACCGAAAAGCAAGACAACTGTCAGTATCAACGGCGTAAAATATGCTCAAGTGTTCTTCATTATCGGCCATATGAATCCGGATTGGAAGGAAAACGAGGAGTTCGCTTCGCAAATCCAAGTCGGAATGGAAACGAAATATCCTGGAATTTCGAGGGGCATTTGGGGCAAATCTTCGAAGAAAGGTAACGGGGAGTATAATCAGCATGTTTCACCGTATAGCACCATTATTGAAATCGGGGGCGTGGAGAACACCTTGGAAGAATGTTACCGTACCGTAGATGTGTTATCGAAGATTATTGCGGATGTGTACTGGAAGGCGGAGAAAGTAGACGGGGTGCCGGACAAGAAGAATAAAGATATAACAGATAAAGGTAAACTAGCGATACAAGAAGACGGGAAGAGGGGATAG
- the lepA gene encoding translation elongation factor 4: MSDVRERQSRIRNFSIIAHIDHGKSTLADRILEYTGALTQREMQEQVLDQMDLERERGITIKLQAVRLQYRADDGEIYLLNLIDTPGHVDFTYEVSRSLAACEGALLVVDAAQGIEAQTLANVYLALDNNLEIIPVINKIDLPSADPERVKQEIEDVIGLDTSNAVLASAKSGIGIKEILEEVVKTVPAPTGDPDSPLKALIFDSHYDPYKGVIVYVRVIDGTIKAGTKIKFMATGAQFEVIEVGAFKPRMGSVDELTIGDVGFVVAGIKNVKDTRVGDTITDAKNPTLEPLAGYRRINPMVFCGLYPIETSDYNDLREALEKLELNDASLRYEPETSTALGFGFRCGFLGLLHMEIIQERIEREFNIPLITTAPSVIFKVTLTSGETLNIDNPSNFPDVQKIDFVEEPFVKAAIIVPNDFVGAIMELCQGKRGEFINMEYLDTNRVTLSYDLPLSEVVYDFFDQLKSSTKGYASFDYELSGYKKSNLVKMDILLNSEQVDALSVIVHRDRAFNRGRVICEKMKELIPRQMFEVPIQASIGTKVIARETVKAMRKNVLAKCYGGDISRKRKLLEKQKEGKKRMKQVGSVEVPQEAFMAVLKIDD; encoded by the coding sequence ATGTCAGACGTCAGGGAGCGCCAATCGCGCATTCGCAACTTTTCAATCATTGCACATATAGATCACGGTAAATCTACATTAGCGGATCGCATTCTAGAATATACCGGTGCTTTAACGCAACGGGAAATGCAGGAACAAGTGCTCGACCAGATGGATCTGGAACGGGAACGGGGCATCACCATCAAGCTACAGGCCGTTCGTCTGCAGTACAGAGCGGATGACGGTGAAATTTATTTGCTTAACTTAATCGATACACCTGGGCACGTCGATTTTACGTACGAAGTATCTCGCAGCTTGGCCGCCTGTGAAGGCGCATTGCTTGTCGTGGATGCAGCGCAAGGAATTGAAGCGCAGACACTGGCCAACGTTTACCTCGCCTTGGATAACAACCTGGAAATCATCCCGGTCATTAACAAGATCGACTTACCGAGCGCCGATCCGGAGCGGGTGAAGCAAGAAATTGAAGATGTAATCGGTCTTGACACGAGCAACGCCGTTCTGGCATCTGCGAAATCAGGCATCGGGATTAAGGAAATTCTGGAAGAAGTCGTTAAGACAGTGCCTGCGCCTACCGGCGATCCGGACAGTCCTTTGAAGGCTCTAATCTTTGATTCCCACTATGATCCATACAAAGGCGTCATTGTTTATGTACGGGTTATTGACGGAACGATTAAAGCAGGTACGAAAATCAAATTCATGGCTACCGGCGCTCAGTTCGAAGTTATCGAAGTCGGCGCGTTTAAACCGCGCATGGGCTCGGTGGACGAGCTGACCATCGGTGATGTAGGCTTCGTTGTTGCCGGAATCAAGAACGTGAAAGATACGCGTGTCGGGGATACCATTACGGACGCGAAGAATCCTACGCTGGAACCGCTTGCCGGTTACCGCCGGATTAATCCGATGGTATTCTGCGGTTTGTATCCGATTGAGACATCGGACTACAACGATCTGCGCGAAGCTTTGGAGAAATTGGAGTTGAATGACGCCTCGCTGCGTTATGAACCGGAAACTTCCACGGCGCTCGGGTTTGGATTCCGCTGCGGATTCCTGGGGCTGCTGCATATGGAAATTATCCAAGAGCGGATTGAACGTGAATTTAACATTCCGTTAATTACAACGGCCCCAAGCGTTATCTTTAAGGTTACGCTGACGAGCGGCGAGACACTTAACATCGACAACCCGTCCAACTTCCCGGACGTACAGAAGATAGATTTCGTTGAGGAGCCATTCGTAAAAGCGGCGATCATTGTACCTAATGATTTCGTAGGAGCTATAATGGAGCTGTGCCAAGGTAAGCGCGGCGAGTTCATTAATATGGAATACCTGGATACGAATCGGGTTACGCTTAGTTACGATCTTCCGTTGTCCGAGGTCGTCTATGATTTCTTCGATCAACTGAAATCCAGCACCAAGGGTTATGCTTCCTTCGACTACGAATTGTCCGGTTACAAGAAGTCCAATCTGGTGAAGATGGACATCCTGTTAAACAGCGAACAAGTCGATGCTCTGTCCGTAATCGTGCACAGAGATCGTGCGTTTAACCGCGGCCGCGTCATTTGCGAGAAGATGAAGGAATTGATCCCTCGCCAAATGTTCGAGGTGCCGATCCAAGCTTCCATCGGAACGAAAGTTATTGCCCGTGAAACCGTTAAGGCGATGCGTAAGAACGTATTAGCCAAGTGTTACGGCGGTGACATCTCCCGTAAACGGAAGTTGCTGGAGAAGCAGAAGGAAGGTAAGAAACGCATGAAGCAGGTCGGCAGTGTAGAGGTGCCGCAAGAAGCGTTCATGGCGGTGCTTAAGATCGACGATTAG
- the hemW gene encoding radical SAM family heme chaperone HemW, translated as MSVIQPTQRAITHKDPNAVYLHIPFCTNKCHYCDFNSYVLKGQPVMDYLDAMEREMELTVKKLPPGRIETIFVGGGTPTVLLPDQMAHFLKLVRTYFPDQATDLEFSMEANPGTTDINKLQAMREGGVNRISFGVQSFDNELLERIGRIHNTDDVYRSIENANKVGFSNLSIDLMFGLPKQTLAILNDTLDKALALDLKHYSIYGLKVEESTLFHAMYQRNQLPLPDEDEEVSMYETIMARLREAGFQQYEISNFAKPGYESRHNSKYWKNEAYYGIGAGAHGYARRQRHINIKGVQNYIDATRNGLPLLDTSEVSEQEAMEDFMMVGLRLLEGVSAVDFSAQFGGASMEDVFGDKLARLLGQGLIERISESDGYRLSEAGIILGNEVFGAFVEG; from the coding sequence ATGTCCGTTATTCAACCTACACAAAGAGCGATTACCCATAAAGACCCGAATGCGGTTTATCTACACATTCCTTTTTGCACGAACAAATGTCACTACTGCGATTTCAACTCTTATGTTCTGAAAGGCCAGCCGGTCATGGATTATCTGGACGCAATGGAGCGGGAAATGGAGCTTACGGTGAAGAAGCTGCCGCCGGGGCGGATCGAGACAATCTTCGTGGGCGGTGGAACGCCGACGGTGCTTCTGCCGGATCAGATGGCGCACTTCCTGAAACTTGTTCGCACGTATTTTCCCGATCAGGCGACGGATCTGGAGTTCTCCATGGAAGCGAACCCGGGCACAACGGATATCAATAAACTGCAAGCGATGCGTGAAGGCGGTGTAAACCGCATTTCGTTCGGCGTCCAGTCATTCGATAACGAGTTGCTAGAGCGGATTGGACGTATTCACAATACGGACGATGTATATCGTTCCATTGAGAATGCAAATAAAGTAGGCTTCAGCAATCTGTCCATCGATTTGATGTTCGGCTTGCCAAAGCAGACGCTAGCGATTCTGAATGATACGCTCGACAAGGCGCTTGCTCTTGATCTTAAACACTATTCGATCTACGGACTGAAAGTCGAAGAGAGCACGTTGTTCCACGCGATGTATCAGCGGAATCAACTGCCATTGCCGGATGAGGATGAGGAAGTGTCCATGTACGAGACGATCATGGCGCGTCTTAGGGAGGCAGGGTTCCAGCAGTACGAAATCAGCAACTTCGCGAAGCCGGGATACGAATCTCGGCATAACTCGAAGTACTGGAAGAATGAAGCCTACTATGGCATTGGTGCCGGTGCCCATGGGTATGCCCGCCGTCAACGGCATATCAATATTAAGGGCGTGCAGAACTACATTGATGCGACGCGCAACGGGCTGCCGTTACTGGACACATCGGAGGTGTCCGAGCAGGAAGCGATGGAGGACTTTATGATGGTCGGTCTGCGGCTGCTGGAAGGTGTCAGTGCAGTCGATTTCTCCGCTCAGTTCGGCGGCGCGTCGATGGAGGATGTGTTCGGCGACAAGCTGGCTCGACTATTAGGGCAAGGCTTGATTGAGCGTATCTCGGAAAGCGACGGATATCGGCTCTCCGAAGCAGGAATTATTTTGGGGAACGAAGTGTTTGGCGCATTTGTGGAAGGATAG
- a CDS encoding DUF6886 family protein, whose product MAIIQFNLYHFSEEPNITVFHPRVKANRQDMPPVVWAIDEEHSYSFYVPRNCPRIVYTRTDGLSEETVDKFFGCTSAVRIMTIETRWYSAISNTTLYRYTLPGESFKLFDETAGYYISEQKVTPIVITAMDHLLEKLLEINIEVRFTPSLHPLREAILNSQLEDFGIHRYEYAGR is encoded by the coding sequence GTGGCTATTATACAATTTAACTTATACCATTTCAGCGAGGAACCCAATATCACGGTCTTCCACCCTCGGGTGAAGGCAAACCGTCAAGATATGCCTCCAGTCGTGTGGGCGATTGATGAGGAGCATTCGTATTCGTTCTATGTTCCGCGCAACTGTCCCAGAATTGTGTACACTCGAACAGATGGGTTAAGCGAGGAGACGGTCGATAAATTTTTCGGATGTACCTCGGCAGTTCGGATCATGACCATCGAGACCCGCTGGTACAGCGCGATTAGCAACACGACATTGTATCGATATACGTTGCCTGGAGAGAGCTTCAAGTTATTCGACGAGACGGCAGGCTACTATATTTCTGAGCAAAAAGTAACTCCCATCGTAATAACCGCCATGGATCATTTGCTGGAAAAGTTATTGGAAATAAATATTGAAGTCCGTTTCACGCCTAGCTTGCATCCGCTTAGGGAAGCGATCTTGAACTCGCAGTTGGAGGATTTCGGTATTCACCGTTATGAGTACGCGGGGAGGTAA
- a CDS encoding DUF6933 domain-containing protein: MKKVFVLKCTQKLLKDMKVPPSEIHITSPLSSWHVNMYKLRNRKLIIFVNDYSRLCLIISGIRSAQPAKLFETFRTELRSYMLAEEIEEHVVNTYLSSADEIWITKTDSRSVLGTMNEMMIYTEVSYNKSETNEERLRWLNRSIYSPIDYKEPIHVFKEALQQAYS, encoded by the coding sequence ATGAAAAAAGTGTTTGTACTCAAATGCACCCAGAAATTGCTCAAAGACATGAAAGTACCGCCATCCGAAATACATATTACCTCGCCCCTCAGCAGTTGGCATGTAAATATGTATAAGTTAAGAAATCGAAAGTTGATTATATTTGTAAATGATTATAGTCGCTTGTGTTTGATTATATCCGGGATCCGTTCTGCACAACCCGCAAAACTATTTGAAACGTTTCGAACTGAACTAAGGAGCTATATGCTAGCCGAAGAAATAGAAGAACACGTAGTGAATACATATTTGAGCAGCGCGGATGAGATATGGATTACGAAAACAGACAGTCGAAGTGTGCTGGGTACGATGAATGAAATGATGATATATACCGAAGTTTCTTATAATAAATCTGAAACAAACGAGGAGCGGCTGCGCTGGTTAAACCGTTCAATTTATAGTCCTATCGATTATAAAGAGCCTATTCATGTCTTTAAAGAAGCGCTGCAACAAGCATATTCATGA
- a CDS encoding glyoxalase superfamily protein, with product MASAITPIFRMFDETKAREFYVDLLDFQVDWEHRFEPGMPLYMQVSKGSVTLHLSEHHGDCSPGSAVRMETPELQQLHTDILSKNYKYAKPAIERTPWGTREMTLTDPFGNRIIFYTES from the coding sequence ATGGCTTCAGCAATCACACCGATTTTTCGAATGTTTGATGAGACGAAGGCTAGAGAGTTCTATGTTGACCTCCTGGACTTTCAAGTGGATTGGGAGCACCGTTTTGAACCCGGTATGCCCCTGTACATGCAAGTGTCGAAAGGGAGTGTTACTCTACATCTTAGCGAACATCACGGAGACTGCTCCCCGGGTTCGGCCGTTCGAATGGAGACGCCGGAGCTTCAGCAACTACATACCGATATTTTGAGCAAAAATTACAAGTACGCCAAACCGGCCATTGAGCGCACCCCTTGGGGGACCAGGGAGATGACGTTGACCGATCCTTTTGGAAATCGAATTATATTTTATACAGAATCTTAA
- a CDS encoding DUF3024 domain-containing protein: protein MLDPFTKTRLTKILDKYCNKIPKHLQDEYQIKYKFRGETVTLFEDRPAFRSESRVQIPIAQFRLDEQMWKVYWSDSKSKWHHVGDIKPHSDFERQLKIVDENNQGVFWG from the coding sequence ATGCTGGATCCATTCACCAAAACAAGACTAACCAAAATTCTTGATAAATATTGCAACAAAATCCCAAAGCATCTTCAAGATGAATATCAGATTAAATACAAATTCAGAGGGGAAACAGTAACTTTATTTGAAGACAGACCCGCATTTCGCTCAGAATCGAGAGTCCAAATACCGATAGCGCAGTTCAGGCTGGATGAACAGATGTGGAAAGTGTACTGGAGTGACAGCAAATCCAAGTGGCATCATGTGGGCGACATTAAACCGCATTCGGACTTCGAACGACAACTTAAGATTGTGGATGAGAATAACCAGGGAGTGTTTTGGGGTTAA
- a CDS encoding N-acetyltransferase yields MRVLVSVGTLCRKATADDVDTLYKLIQGYAEQGIMLPRSREALLRMIDTFVVAEQGGTVIGCGSLCKLGQDLVEIRSLGITDGYKGQGIGGKLVDFLIEEARAQGIPKVMALTYEVAFFVKSGFTVVDKEIFPEKVWTDCVHCKKRDCCDEIAVLKMLN; encoded by the coding sequence GTGCGGGTGTTGGTATCTGTAGGTACCCTATGTCGCAAGGCGACGGCAGATGACGTGGATACATTATACAAACTGATACAAGGTTATGCGGAACAGGGCATTATGCTGCCAAGATCACGGGAAGCGTTGCTGAGGATGATCGACACTTTTGTTGTTGCGGAGCAGGGCGGTACGGTAATCGGTTGTGGGTCTTTATGCAAACTCGGGCAAGATCTTGTGGAAATTCGTTCGCTCGGTATTACGGACGGTTACAAAGGGCAGGGCATCGGCGGCAAACTGGTGGACTTCCTGATCGAAGAGGCTAGAGCGCAAGGGATTCCCAAGGTGATGGCTCTCACGTATGAGGTTGCATTTTTCGTGAAAAGTGGTTTCACTGTTGTAGATAAAGAGATTTTTCCAGAGAAAGTCTGGACGGATTGTGTTCATTGCAAGAAGCGGGATTGTTGTGATGAAATAGCTGTTTTGAAGATGCTGAACTGA
- the hrcA gene encoding heat-inducible transcriptional repressor HrcA — translation MLTERQRLILNAIIDDYIRSAEPVGSRSISKRGEVGFSPATIRNEMSDLEELGFLEQPHTSAGRIPSNKGYRYYVDHLVKLGDVGKHELDVLKLFFAERIQEMEHVIQHAASILSNLTNYTSIVLGPEVFSTTLRHVQLLPLNEDTAVAIIVTNTGHVENKTVKLPEGIQASELEKIVSILNSKLAGVPLLHLKSKLHTEVGQELSRYVTGYEDMLGMLNSVFAGEQHSKLFLSGTTNIMAQPEFKDVDKVKTILDLFEETPTWVKMFTSAPEGIQVRIGAENNMEAIQACSLITATYTLEGQQLGTIGILGPTRMDYAKVISLMNVLSKDLALVMGRWYK, via the coding sequence ATGCTAACGGAACGGCAAAGGCTTATTCTTAACGCAATTATAGATGATTACATTCGCTCTGCCGAACCGGTCGGTTCCAGGAGTATCTCCAAGCGCGGCGAAGTCGGGTTCAGTCCTGCTACAATCCGCAATGAAATGTCCGATTTGGAGGAGCTTGGGTTTCTGGAGCAACCTCACACTTCGGCTGGGCGGATTCCCTCCAATAAAGGGTATCGCTATTATGTAGACCATCTTGTGAAATTAGGCGACGTGGGCAAGCATGAACTGGATGTGTTAAAGCTTTTTTTTGCTGAACGTATTCAGGAAATGGAGCATGTCATTCAGCATGCCGCTTCCATTTTGTCCAATTTAACTAACTATACTTCCATCGTCCTGGGTCCCGAAGTTTTCTCTACGACGCTTCGTCATGTTCAGCTGCTTCCGCTGAATGAGGACACGGCCGTTGCGATTATCGTGACGAACACGGGCCATGTGGAGAACAAGACTGTGAAGCTGCCGGAGGGCATCCAGGCTTCCGAGCTCGAGAAGATTGTCTCCATTCTGAATAGCAAGCTGGCCGGTGTGCCGCTTCTGCACTTGAAATCCAAGCTTCACACAGAAGTAGGGCAGGAGCTAAGCCGGTATGTGACAGGTTACGAGGATATGCTGGGTATGCTGAACAGTGTATTTGCAGGAGAGCAGCATTCCAAGCTGTTTCTAAGCGGTACCACGAACATTATGGCGCAGCCCGAGTTCAAGGATGTGGACAAAGTGAAAACGATTCTGGACCTTTTTGAAGAAACGCCTACATGGGTTAAGATGTTTACATCGGCCCCTGAAGGAATTCAGGTCCGGATCGGCGCAGAGAATAACATGGAAGCAATCCAGGCCTGCAGCTTAATTACGGCAACGTATACGCTGGAAGGTCAACAATTAGGCACAATCGGAATTCTAGGTCCGACAAGAATGGATTACGCTAAAGTGATTTCACTGATGAACGTACTTTCCAAAGATTTGGCGCTGGTAATGGGCCGCTGGTATAAATAA
- a CDS encoding TCP-1/cpn60 chaperonin family protein — translation MTQKQINPDGEERYATLTNNAGAIRAICSAVEGTLGPKGLDTMLVGPQGEVIITNDGVTILEKMDVTHPAARLLIQVAHAQQEQVGDGTTTATVLAGALLNEGVAQVMKGVPAAKVVRGIEQAALLAAESLRRRSIPVEGLDDPLLHRTAFIAGREHADIARLVIEAAQVLGPDRLRDPGLVFADAVTSHEKAGNEVWPGLLLHKKPMNMQMEIDQEDARVLVLHDALEPDPVDEEALSTELGFRQYMENKELFRANLKKLAELGIKFIAADRGVHQEAEQFFTDLGIMVLQRVSKADLQLICEHTGARPLKRIGLHKTKDDLSRYLGLALKVSYDEKISRIRVIGGSNIPMVTIIVGASTHEVVGERARIAKDAASAVQAALRGGYLPGGGAVEIAVARELERYRETVKDMEAFGVEAVIQALRKPLAQIVVNAGFNPLEKVEQAKAAQLAQDTDRIGIDCDTGKLMDCLEQGIVDPALVKIHALKAASEVAGAILRIHTVIKMKSMPEL, via the coding sequence GTGACCCAGAAGCAGATCAATCCAGACGGCGAAGAACGTTACGCCACGCTGACGAATAACGCAGGCGCGATTCGCGCCATATGCTCGGCGGTCGAGGGGACCCTCGGCCCCAAGGGGCTGGACACGATGCTTGTCGGCCCTCAGGGCGAAGTCATCATCACGAACGACGGGGTCACGATCCTGGAGAAGATGGATGTGACCCATCCCGCGGCGCGCCTGTTGATCCAAGTCGCGCATGCCCAGCAAGAGCAAGTGGGCGACGGTACAACGACCGCAACGGTGCTTGCAGGGGCGTTGCTGAACGAAGGCGTCGCCCAGGTGATGAAAGGCGTACCCGCTGCCAAGGTGGTGCGCGGCATTGAACAAGCGGCTCTGCTGGCGGCAGAGTCGCTGAGAAGGCGGTCCATCCCCGTCGAGGGATTGGACGACCCGCTGCTCCATCGTACGGCGTTTATCGCCGGACGGGAGCACGCGGACATTGCGCGCCTCGTCATTGAGGCGGCGCAGGTGCTTGGCCCGGATCGGCTACGCGATCCGGGACTTGTGTTCGCCGACGCGGTGACGTCGCACGAGAAGGCCGGCAATGAGGTATGGCCGGGACTCTTGCTGCACAAGAAGCCGATGAACATGCAGATGGAAATCGACCAGGAAGACGCCCGCGTACTCGTTCTGCACGATGCGCTGGAGCCGGATCCGGTCGATGAAGAAGCGCTTTCCACGGAACTGGGATTCCGCCAGTACATGGAGAACAAGGAGCTTTTCCGCGCGAATCTTAAGAAGCTTGCCGAACTCGGCATCAAATTCATTGCGGCCGACCGCGGAGTTCATCAGGAAGCTGAGCAGTTCTTTACAGATCTGGGCATCATGGTGCTGCAACGCGTATCGAAGGCCGATTTACAGCTGATTTGCGAGCATACCGGCGCCAGACCGCTCAAGCGAATCGGTCTACATAAGACCAAAGATGATTTAAGTCGTTACCTCGGATTGGCTCTTAAAGTGTCCTATGACGAGAAGATCAGCAGAATACGGGTCATTGGCGGAAGCAACATACCGATGGTGACAATCATCGTCGGCGCTTCAACACATGAAGTCGTGGGTGAGCGCGCTCGCATCGCCAAAGACGCGGCATCGGCGGTTCAAGCGGCGCTCCGCGGCGGCTACCTGCCCGGCGGAGGCGCCGTTGAGATCGCCGTGGCGCGGGAACTGGAACGCTACCGGGAAACCGTAAAAGATATGGAAGCGTTCGGTGTCGAAGCTGTCATTCAGGCGCTTCGCAAGCCGTTGGCGCAGATTGTCGTGAATGCCGGCTTCAATCCGTTAGAGAAGGTGGAGCAAGCTAAGGCGGCTCAACTCGCGCAAGATACGGACCGCATCGGGATTGATTGCGATACGGGCAAGTTGATGGACTGCCTGGAACAAGGCATTGTGGATCCGGCTTTGGTCAAGATTCATGCGTTGAAAGCCGCCAGTGAAGTAGCTGGAGCCATTCTACGAATCCATACGGTCATCAAGATGAAATCAATGCCGGAGCTTTAA